Proteins from a single region of Felis catus isolate Fca126 chromosome B4, F.catus_Fca126_mat1.0, whole genome shotgun sequence:
- the SHISAL1 gene encoding protein shisa-like-1 isoform X2, protein MVTRPQASSGGSRRTDASRMMTSCGQQSLNVLAVLSLLISAVLSAHFRVCEPYTDHKGRYHFGFHCPRLSDNKTFILCCHHNNTVFKYCCNETEFQAVMQANLTAGSEGYMHNNYTALLGVWIYGFFVFMLLVLDLLYYSAMNYDICKVYLARWGIHGQWMKQDPRRWGNPARPPRPGQPAPQPQPPPGLLPQAPQAAPTLQGNAHHPPLMTFQSSSA, encoded by the exons GCGGCTCTCGACGGACCGATGCAAGCCGAATGATGACCAGTTGTGGCCAGCAGTCCTTGAACGTGCTCGCTGTCCTCTCGTTGCTGATTTCTGCAG TCTTGTCCGCGCACTTCCGAGTCTGTGAGCCATACACGGACCACAAAGGCCGCTATCACTTCGGCTTCCACTGCCCCCGGCTCTCGGACAACAAAACCTTCATTCTCTGCTGTCACCATAACAACACGGTTTTCAAATACTGCTGCAACGAGACAGAGTTTCAGGCGGTGATGCAGGCGAACCTCACGGCGGGGTCCGAGGGCTACATGCACAA CAATTACACCGCCTTGCTGGGAGTGTGGATCTATGGCTTTTTCGTGTTCATGCTGCTGGTCCTGGATCTTTtgtattactcggcaatgaaCTACGACATTTGCAAGGTTTACCTGGCGCGGTGGGGCATCCACGGACAATGGATGAAACAGGACCCCCGGCGGTGGGGCAATCCTGCCCGGCCCCCGCGGCCAGGGCAGCCGGCCCCGCAGCCCCAGCCTCCCCCGGGGCTGCTGCCGCAAGCCCCGCAGGCCGCGCCCACGCTGCAGGGAAATGCTCACCACCCACCACTGATGACCTTCCAGAGCTCGTCTGCCTG
- the SHISAL1 gene encoding protein shisa-like-1 isoform X1: protein MMTSCGQQSLNVLAVLSLLISAVLSAHFRVCEPYTDHKGRYHFGFHCPRLSDNKTFILCCHHNNTVFKYCCNETEFQAVMQANLTAGSEGYMHNNYTALLGVWIYGFFVFMLLVLDLLYYSAMNYDICKVYLARWGIHGQWMKQDPRRWGNPARPPRPGQPAPQPQPPPGLLPQAPQAAPTLQGNAHHPPLMTFQSSSA from the exons ATGATGACCAGTTGTGGCCAGCAGTCCTTGAACGTGCTCGCTGTCCTCTCGTTGCTGATTTCTGCAG TCTTGTCCGCGCACTTCCGAGTCTGTGAGCCATACACGGACCACAAAGGCCGCTATCACTTCGGCTTCCACTGCCCCCGGCTCTCGGACAACAAAACCTTCATTCTCTGCTGTCACCATAACAACACGGTTTTCAAATACTGCTGCAACGAGACAGAGTTTCAGGCGGTGATGCAGGCGAACCTCACGGCGGGGTCCGAGGGCTACATGCACAA CAATTACACCGCCTTGCTGGGAGTGTGGATCTATGGCTTTTTCGTGTTCATGCTGCTGGTCCTGGATCTTTtgtattactcggcaatgaaCTACGACATTTGCAAGGTTTACCTGGCGCGGTGGGGCATCCACGGACAATGGATGAAACAGGACCCCCGGCGGTGGGGCAATCCTGCCCGGCCCCCGCGGCCAGGGCAGCCGGCCCCGCAGCCCCAGCCTCCCCCGGGGCTGCTGCCGCAAGCCCCGCAGGCCGCGCCCACGCTGCAGGGAAATGCTCACCACCCACCACTGATGACCTTCCAGAGCTCGTCTGCCTG